The following coding sequences lie in one Spirosoma sp. KUDC1026 genomic window:
- the lpcA gene encoding D-sedoheptulose 7-phosphate isomerase, producing MLDLIRHELTEAQSVLDTFLNNPDNLTAIEQAAVLMADALKSGKKIISCGNGGSHCDAMHFAEELSGRYRDNRRSLAAIAISDVSHLSCVSNDFGYEHVFSRFLEGLGNEGDVLLGLSTSGNSGNIIRAVEAARQKGMKVVLLTGKDGGKLAGQADVEIRVPHFGYADRIQEIHIKVIHLFILLIEKQVIG from the coding sequence ATGCTTGACCTGATTCGTCACGAACTAACCGAAGCACAATCCGTTCTGGATACGTTTCTGAATAATCCTGATAACCTTACCGCTATCGAACAGGCGGCCGTCCTGATGGCCGATGCTTTAAAAAGCGGTAAGAAAATTATTTCCTGCGGCAATGGCGGTTCCCATTGCGACGCGATGCACTTCGCCGAAGAGTTGTCGGGTCGTTACCGCGATAACCGACGCTCACTGGCAGCTATCGCCATTTCAGATGTAAGTCACCTCTCGTGCGTCAGCAATGATTTTGGTTACGAACACGTGTTCTCCCGTTTCCTGGAAGGTCTGGGAAATGAAGGCGACGTCTTACTCGGGCTGAGCACCAGTGGTAATTCGGGCAACATCATCCGCGCCGTCGAAGCCGCCCGCCAGAAGGGTATGAAAGTCGTACTGCTGACGGGTAAGGACGGGGGCAAATTAGCCGGGCAGGCCGACGTCGAAATTCGCGTTCCGCACTTTGGCTACGCTGACCGGATTCAGGAGATACACATCAAAGTTATTCACCTGTTCATTCTGCTGATTGAAAAACAGGTGATTGGGTAG
- a CDS encoding Rpn family recombination-promoting nuclease/putative transposase, with protein sequence MNLYHSNERFISILSDYGFKVTFGNESDTRFLRKALQALIQSPLAINEVQFIQNEIQGITRDSRSGIYDLFCVDERGNNFIVEMQLGKYPTFIQRMKFYTLYRLNTIILKGKYQFEGLPKIYCIGIIAVSIFPHITDYHNVATLKNNNGELIDDQTTAPAARVYHCRVR encoded by the coding sequence ATGAACTTGTACCACAGCAACGAGCGATTTATCTCTATCCTTTCCGACTATGGATTCAAAGTAACCTTCGGAAATGAATCTGATACCCGATTTTTACGGAAGGCATTACAAGCGCTCATCCAGTCTCCGTTAGCTATTAATGAGGTTCAGTTTATTCAAAATGAGATTCAGGGAATAACGCGCGATAGTCGCAGTGGAATATACGATTTGTTTTGCGTTGACGAGCGGGGTAATAACTTCATCGTCGAAATGCAACTGGGGAAGTATCCCACGTTTATTCAACGCATGAAGTTTTACACACTGTATCGACTAAACACTATCATCTTAAAAGGAAAATATCAATTTGAAGGCTTACCTAAAATCTATTGTATTGGTATCATAGCCGTCAGCATTTTCCCGCACATTACTGACTATCATAACGTTGCTACGCTAAAGAATAATAACGGAGAACTGATTGATGACCAAACTACCGCACCGGCGGCCCGGGTTTATCACTGTAGAGTTAGATAA